Proteins encoded within one genomic window of Hahella chejuensis KCTC 2396:
- a CDS encoding tetratricopeptide repeat protein, which translates to MTLKSVGALRRLRGIAALCALLWAAATFGVEKDVDQQKVLAYVEKLSEIKSPQQALDYWRSLEPELGGTDGRYEYWLGKIYQDLQQNEAALQAFNQSVKLDPGNRWPYLKIAELGIQQGAYEAVESLMNKLINAYPDWYLAPLTLAQSYYASGRYDDAVKAVTTSLKIELTLEGYVLLSKAALETKDYLTVVQAGVTAQESDPQLQQDPELSERIVQALIGMERRDKAAVYLDGQKSALPAETIRALQEKYGLK; encoded by the coding sequence GTGACATTAAAAAGCGTCGGCGCTCTCCGCCGGCTGCGCGGAATTGCGGCCTTGTGTGCGCTGCTCTGGGCTGCGGCGACCTTTGGCGTTGAGAAAGACGTTGATCAACAAAAAGTACTGGCCTATGTGGAGAAGCTGAGTGAAATCAAGTCGCCGCAACAGGCGCTGGATTATTGGCGTTCACTGGAGCCGGAACTGGGCGGAACAGATGGGCGTTATGAATACTGGCTGGGAAAAATCTACCAGGACTTGCAACAAAATGAAGCGGCGCTGCAGGCGTTTAACCAAAGCGTAAAACTCGATCCCGGCAATCGCTGGCCCTACCTCAAAATTGCTGAGCTGGGCATTCAGCAAGGCGCCTACGAGGCGGTGGAATCGTTGATGAACAAGCTCATCAACGCCTATCCCGACTGGTATCTCGCCCCTCTGACCCTGGCGCAGTCCTACTACGCCAGCGGACGCTATGACGACGCGGTGAAAGCCGTGACGACCTCCCTGAAGATCGAGTTGACCCTGGAAGGCTACGTGCTGTTAAGCAAGGCCGCACTGGAGACCAAAGACTATCTCACCGTCGTCCAGGCTGGCGTGACAGCGCAGGAAAGCGATCCTCAACTGCAACAGGACCCTGAACTGTCCGAACGCATTGTGCAGGCGTTGATTGGCATGGAACGCCGCGACAAAGCCGCTGTCTATCTTGATGGCCAGAAGTCCGCGTTGCCTGCAGAGACGATTCGGGCGTTGCAGGAAAAATACGGGCTTAAGTAA
- a CDS encoding LysR family transcriptional regulator: MTSINDLTVFHQTALHGSLTAAARELDITPAAASAAIKRLEQSLDTALFVRSTRSLRLTGEGESFLQHCRAALNALDTGRRELLAKKGEIGGTLRISASSDFGRNLLMPWLDEFQTQHPNLVLRLELTDRVADINRENVDIALRYGAPPDSNHVAFNIVRTRRIICGSPAYFERYGDPLTPEDLQNHNCLLYLVDERAYDQWGFHDGERRITVNVNGDRISNDAEAVHRWAVAGVGLANKSMLDMCQDLLHGRVRTTLTQYACAEISMYLICPGKKQVTPAALLLRDFLREKCAAALAAVE; the protein is encoded by the coding sequence ATGACCTCCATCAACGACCTTACTGTTTTCCACCAGACCGCTCTGCACGGCAGCCTCACCGCCGCCGCGCGGGAACTGGATATAACTCCCGCCGCCGCCAGCGCCGCCATCAAACGCCTGGAACAAAGCCTGGATACCGCACTGTTTGTGCGCTCCACCCGCAGCCTGCGCCTCACCGGCGAAGGAGAAAGCTTTCTGCAACACTGCCGGGCGGCGCTGAACGCACTCGATACCGGGCGGCGGGAGTTACTGGCGAAGAAAGGCGAAATTGGCGGAACCCTGCGTATCTCCGCGTCTTCAGACTTTGGCCGCAATCTGCTGATGCCCTGGCTGGACGAGTTTCAGACGCAGCACCCAAACCTTGTATTGCGTTTGGAGCTGACAGATCGGGTGGCGGACATCAACCGGGAGAACGTGGATATCGCCCTGCGTTACGGCGCGCCGCCGGACTCCAACCATGTCGCCTTCAATATCGTGCGCACGCGGCGCATCATCTGCGGCTCGCCGGCGTATTTCGAACGCTACGGCGACCCGCTGACGCCGGAAGACCTGCAAAACCATAACTGCCTGTTGTATCTGGTGGATGAGCGCGCCTATGACCAGTGGGGTTTCCATGACGGCGAGCGACGCATCACCGTCAACGTCAATGGCGACCGCATCAGCAATGACGCCGAAGCGGTACACCGCTGGGCCGTCGCCGGCGTGGGTCTGGCCAACAAGTCCATGCTCGACATGTGCCAAGATCTGCTGCACGGCCGCGTCCGCACCACCCTCACCCAATATGCCTGCGCGGAAATCAGCATGTATCTGATCTGTCCCGGTAAAAAACAGGTGACGCCCGCCGCGCTATTGCTGCGGGATTTCTTGCGGGAGAAATGCGCGGCGGCGTTGGCGGCGGTGGAATAG
- a CDS encoding ABC transporter substrate-binding protein, which yields MIYRVLLAMCGLLIWLPAAAEPLKLGVGLLTASGDAREGVIETVRRFEALYPGAKVEVIAKYDEEFKLSTLSWLEKGGDNAPDIYFGSAGERLYRLVRKDLVADISAIWNKEKLDEQFKPGIKASVSHNGQVYAIPFAYYQWGLYYNALTLVQYNLEPPQTWSELLKVCGVLKQHNVYCFGIGTKDFWPAAGWFDYIDLRLNGLAFHQALTRGCVPYWDRRVVKAMRLWAELINAGYFSPGAAEHDWRDVFPEIYRGKTVFTLTGNFAETALVNIPERVKEAIRFLPFPRIADNMPNYEDAPTDIFFLSKAAANKPYANELIAFLARPDIQELLTSGLFMIPVNIKAQAQDTYFVKEGLKVLHESDGFAQFFDRDTPKSMADDAIRIFSQFIEHGDVERAVNALEKARIDAYQGVHAAVDC from the coding sequence ATGATCTACCGCGTCCTGCTGGCCATGTGCGGTCTGCTGATCTGGCTCCCCGCAGCGGCGGAGCCTCTCAAACTCGGCGTGGGATTGCTAACCGCCTCCGGCGACGCCCGTGAAGGCGTCATTGAAACCGTGCGCCGCTTTGAAGCGCTATACCCAGGGGCCAAGGTGGAGGTCATCGCTAAATACGACGAGGAGTTCAAGCTTTCCACCCTGTCCTGGCTGGAGAAAGGCGGCGACAACGCGCCGGATATCTACTTCGGCAGCGCGGGTGAGCGCCTGTATCGTCTGGTGCGCAAAGATCTGGTGGCGGACATCAGCGCCATCTGGAACAAAGAGAAGCTGGACGAACAGTTCAAGCCCGGCATCAAGGCCTCGGTGAGTCATAACGGACAGGTTTACGCCATTCCCTTCGCTTACTATCAATGGGGGCTCTATTACAACGCCCTCACCCTGGTCCAGTACAATCTGGAGCCCCCGCAGACCTGGAGTGAGCTGCTAAAGGTCTGCGGCGTATTGAAGCAGCATAACGTGTATTGTTTCGGCATCGGCACAAAAGACTTCTGGCCCGCCGCCGGATGGTTCGACTATATCGACTTGCGTCTGAATGGTCTGGCTTTTCATCAGGCGCTTACCCGCGGCTGCGTGCCGTATTGGGATCGCCGGGTCGTTAAGGCCATGCGGTTATGGGCGGAATTGATCAACGCCGGTTATTTCTCTCCCGGCGCGGCGGAGCATGATTGGAGGGACGTGTTCCCGGAAATCTACCGCGGCAAAACCGTCTTCACTCTCACCGGGAATTTTGCCGAGACCGCCCTCGTCAACATCCCCGAAAGAGTTAAGGAAGCCATACGCTTTCTCCCCTTTCCCCGCATCGCCGATAACATGCCGAATTACGAAGACGCCCCCACGGATATCTTTTTTCTCAGCAAAGCCGCCGCCAACAAACCCTACGCTAACGAACTGATAGCCTTTCTGGCGCGTCCGGACATTCAGGAGCTGCTCACCAGCGGTTTGTTCATGATTCCGGTCAACATCAAAGCTCAGGCGCAGGATACTTACTTCGTAAAAGAAGGCCTCAAAGTGCTGCATGAGAGCGACGGCTTCGCACAATTCTTCGACCGCGACACGCCAAAAAGCATGGCTGACGACGCCATCCGCATCTTCAGCCAGTTTATTGAACACGGCGATGTGGAACGCGCCGTCAACGCTCTGGAAAAAGCCCGTATCGACGCTTATCAAGGCGTGCATGCAGCGGTGGACTGCTGA
- a CDS encoding PhoX family protein, with amino-acid sequence MSNIKKFEFDNSGIDPVTNFSGNRPFASVLETRIARRTVIKGGVSAALAGMLGMSLVGCSSDDNGDDPDDNQGPLLGFTAIATSVANEVKVAAGYTATPFVPWGTPLTGALPEYLGDGTNTGADQEQQVGMNHDGMHYFPIDFKEGGSSSEEGLLVMNHEYIEPDFLHPDGPTEVGGARPEAEVHKEVAAHGVSVIHIKKTAGVWDIVHGSQYNRRVTGATDMELRGPVRGSDYAVTKHSNDGTLARGTLNNCAMGHTPWGTYLACEENWAGYFKSDDDPKPRNLSRYGVGSNSRYGWDTVAGVDVYERFDASSKGASAADDYRNEPNTYGWIVEIDPFEPASTPQKRTALGRFGHEGIIFGLVEEGKPIVCYSGDDSRFEYIYKYVSNQAYYADTASGALLDDGKLYVAKYNDDGSGEWLELSHGVNGLTVDNGFADQADILINTRTAADFVGATPMDRPEWGAVHPTTGEAYFTLTNNSRRTEDQVNAANPRPNNQYGHIIRWRENSGSVTAFQWDIFVLGGPAGTATPGETAALVTLDDSNKFNSPDGLWFDKRGVLWIQTDTGGTEEFGNDQMLAADPSTREIRRFFTGVVDCEVTGVTSTPDLKTMFVNIQHPGSKNGDGSYTSNWPDGGSARPRAATVIITKDDGGVIGS; translated from the coding sequence ATGTCCAACATAAAAAAATTCGAATTCGACAACTCCGGAATTGATCCAGTCACTAACTTTTCCGGAAACCGCCCTTTCGCTTCCGTGCTTGAAACCCGCATCGCCCGTCGCACGGTTATCAAGGGCGGCGTTAGCGCCGCTCTGGCGGGCATGCTCGGCATGTCCCTGGTGGGCTGCAGCAGCGATGACAACGGCGATGACCCTGATGACAACCAGGGCCCATTGCTGGGCTTCACCGCTATCGCCACCAGCGTCGCCAACGAGGTGAAAGTGGCGGCCGGCTACACCGCCACGCCATTCGTTCCCTGGGGTACGCCCCTGACCGGCGCGCTGCCTGAGTATCTGGGCGACGGAACCAATACCGGCGCGGACCAGGAACAGCAAGTGGGCATGAACCACGACGGCATGCACTACTTCCCGATTGATTTCAAAGAAGGCGGCTCCAGCTCGGAAGAAGGTTTGCTGGTGATGAACCACGAATACATCGAGCCGGACTTCCTGCATCCAGACGGCCCGACCGAAGTGGGCGGCGCCCGTCCTGAAGCGGAAGTGCACAAAGAAGTGGCGGCCCATGGCGTCAGCGTTATTCATATCAAGAAGACCGCTGGCGTTTGGGATATCGTGCATGGCAGCCAGTACAACCGTCGCGTGACCGGCGCTACCGACATGGAGTTGCGCGGACCGGTGCGTGGAAGCGATTACGCCGTCACTAAGCACAGCAACGACGGAACGCTGGCCCGCGGCACGCTGAACAACTGCGCCATGGGGCACACGCCTTGGGGAACCTATCTGGCCTGCGAAGAGAACTGGGCGGGATACTTCAAGAGCGATGACGATCCCAAGCCGCGCAACCTTTCCCGTTACGGCGTGGGGAGCAACTCCCGCTATGGCTGGGACACCGTGGCGGGGGTGGACGTCTACGAACGTTTCGACGCCAGCAGCAAAGGCGCCAGCGCTGCGGACGACTATCGCAATGAGCCCAACACCTATGGCTGGATTGTGGAAATCGATCCGTTCGAACCGGCTTCCACGCCACAGAAGCGCACTGCGCTGGGCCGCTTCGGCCATGAAGGCATCATCTTCGGGCTGGTGGAAGAGGGCAAACCCATCGTTTGCTACTCCGGCGACGACTCCCGTTTCGAATACATCTACAAGTACGTGTCCAACCAGGCCTACTATGCGGACACCGCCAGCGGCGCGCTGCTGGACGACGGCAAGCTATACGTGGCCAAGTATAACGATGACGGCAGCGGCGAGTGGCTGGAGCTGTCTCATGGCGTCAACGGCCTGACGGTGGATAATGGCTTTGCGGATCAGGCGGATATTCTGATCAATACCCGCACCGCGGCGGATTTCGTCGGCGCCACGCCGATGGATCGTCCAGAGTGGGGCGCGGTGCATCCGACGACCGGCGAGGCGTACTTTACGCTCACCAATAACAGCCGACGCACCGAAGATCAGGTGAATGCGGCGAACCCACGCCCCAATAACCAGTACGGCCATATCATTCGCTGGCGCGAGAACAGCGGTTCCGTCACCGCATTCCAGTGGGATATCTTTGTGCTGGGCGGCCCCGCCGGGACGGCGACGCCAGGTGAGACCGCGGCGCTGGTGACGCTGGACGACAGCAACAAGTTCAACAGCCCGGACGGTTTGTGGTTCGACAAGCGCGGCGTATTGTGGATTCAGACCGACACCGGCGGAACGGAAGAATTCGGCAACGATCAGATGCTCGCCGCCGATCCGTCCACCCGTGAAATCCGCCGTTTCTTCACCGGAGTCGTGGATTGCGAAGTCACGGGCGTGACCTCGACGCCGGACCTGAAGACCATGTTCGTCAATATTCAGCACCCAGGCAGCAAGAACGGCGACGGCAGCTATACCAGCAACTGGCCGGACGGCGGTTCCGCCCGTCCCCGCGCCGCAACCGTCATCATCACCAAAGACGACGGCGGCGTTATCGGCAGCTAA
- a CDS encoding SGNH/GDSL hydrolase family protein → MAKVSAINTPVHVVLVGDSIFDNASYVDEGDSVVEQLQAVMGDDVTVTLIAVDGSVTTDVSKQLADFPDDASHVIVSCGGNDALSVINILDARVNTVGAAMRAMDRERDAFRSNYSNMLEALLERSPNLVVCTVYNNIPGLGTETVAGLALFNEIILEEAIARRLPVIDLRNLCQDVGDYSATSPIEPSAQGGKKIAKAIQRVVALHAFGTGETRVYV, encoded by the coding sequence ATGGCTAAAGTAAGCGCGATAAATACGCCGGTGCACGTGGTTCTGGTCGGCGACTCCATATTTGATAATGCATCCTACGTCGATGAAGGCGATTCCGTTGTGGAGCAACTCCAGGCGGTGATGGGCGATGACGTCACCGTGACTCTGATCGCGGTGGACGGCAGCGTCACCACGGATGTATCTAAGCAATTGGCGGACTTTCCCGACGACGCCTCTCACGTCATCGTGAGCTGCGGCGGCAATGACGCCCTGAGCGTGATTAATATTCTGGACGCCCGCGTTAACACAGTCGGCGCGGCCATGCGCGCGATGGACCGGGAGCGCGACGCCTTTCGCTCCAACTACAGCAACATGCTGGAGGCCCTGCTGGAAAGAAGCCCGAATCTGGTGGTCTGCACCGTTTACAACAATATCCCCGGTCTGGGAACGGAAACCGTGGCCGGGTTGGCGCTGTTCAATGAGATCATTCTGGAGGAAGCCATCGCCAGACGGCTCCCTGTCATCGATCTGCGCAACCTTTGTCAGGACGTGGGAGATTATTCCGCCACGTCTCCCATTGAACCCTCCGCTCAGGGCGGCAAGAAAATCGCCAAAGCTATTCAGCGGGTAGTGGCGCTGCATGCGTTTGGGACGGGCGAGACTCGCGTCTATGTTTGA
- a CDS encoding MBL fold metallo-hydrolase — translation MIITQLRNATLLVEINEMAILVDPMLAPQGAIPSLKYATRTRRRNPLVGLPPTAPEILEKVTHCLITHCQKGHFDHLDRAGVKWLRERRIPVFCMQQDAAYLKNKGLVVQPIQNQSRQAFLVGRITPIPCVHGEGLIGRFMAHGFGYVMAFPGQPTLYIIGDSIFTDVIERAVETYRPDVIVMPAGGAQFDLGGEIIMGADDVSRMCALSGGVVLANHLEALDHCPVTRAELRARREREGLQDQLVILEDGESWRADIKHRRESRPSQTHAAPLPAE, via the coding sequence ATGATCATCACACAGTTGCGCAACGCCACTCTCCTCGTGGAAATAAACGAGATGGCCATTTTGGTGGACCCCATGCTGGCGCCGCAGGGCGCGATTCCGTCGCTGAAGTACGCCACCCGCACTCGACGCAGAAACCCACTGGTGGGCCTGCCGCCAACCGCGCCGGAAATCCTGGAGAAAGTCACCCACTGCCTGATCACCCACTGTCAAAAAGGGCATTTCGATCATCTTGACCGGGCGGGAGTGAAGTGGCTAAGAGAACGGCGCATCCCCGTGTTTTGCATGCAGCAGGATGCGGCGTACCTGAAAAACAAAGGCTTGGTTGTCCAGCCAATACAGAATCAGTCCCGTCAGGCGTTTCTGGTCGGACGGATCACGCCGATTCCCTGCGTTCACGGCGAAGGTCTGATCGGCCGCTTTATGGCCCATGGATTCGGCTATGTGATGGCGTTTCCCGGCCAGCCAACGCTCTACATTATCGGCGATTCGATTTTCACCGATGTCATCGAACGGGCGGTCGAAACCTATCGCCCCGACGTGATCGTCATGCCCGCCGGCGGCGCGCAATTTGATTTGGGTGGGGAGATTATTATGGGCGCGGACGACGTGAGCAGAATGTGCGCGCTCAGCGGCGGGGTCGTGCTGGCCAACCATCTGGAGGCGTTGGATCACTGTCCGGTCACTCGCGCAGAGCTGCGGGCGCGACGGGAGCGCGAAGGATTACAGGACCAACTGGTTATTCTGGAGGACGGGGAAAGCTGGCGCGCCGATATCAAACATAGACGCGAGTCTCGCCCGTCCCAAACGCATGCAGCGCCACTACCCGCTGAATAG
- a CDS encoding zinc-binding alcohol dehydrogenase family protein, translating to MKAIGYLQAQPIDHPESLLDITQPDPQPQGRDLLVEIKAVAVNPVDVKVRRSMSAEGDAHKVIGWDAAGVVKAVGDQVSLFKPGDEVYYAGSIARPGTNSELHLVDERIVGRKPSNLGFAEAAALPLTAITAWEMLFDRLQISQKGASSENGEPVRLLVVGAAGGVGSIMLQLARKLTDAVIIGTASRQETRDWALAMGAHHVIDHRLPLHEELQRIGIDGVTHVASLTHTEKHYDSIVQALEPQGRLAMIDDPSTPIDIMPLKRKSLSLHWEMMFTRSLYETADMIEQHRLLNRVAELVEEGAVRTTLKQNLGKINAENLKRAHSLIESDAAIGKIVLEGF from the coding sequence ATGAAAGCTATTGGTTATCTGCAAGCGCAACCCATCGATCATCCAGAATCGCTATTGGACATCACCCAGCCTGATCCGCAACCTCAGGGACGCGACCTGTTGGTGGAGATCAAGGCGGTGGCGGTCAACCCTGTGGACGTGAAAGTGCGTCGAAGCATGTCCGCGGAAGGCGACGCCCATAAAGTCATTGGTTGGGACGCTGCGGGCGTGGTGAAAGCTGTTGGAGATCAGGTCAGCCTGTTCAAGCCCGGAGACGAAGTGTATTACGCCGGCTCAATCGCCCGCCCCGGCACAAACAGCGAACTGCATCTGGTGGATGAACGTATTGTCGGACGTAAGCCATCCAATCTCGGCTTTGCGGAAGCGGCTGCGCTGCCGTTAACCGCTATCACTGCCTGGGAAATGCTGTTTGATCGTTTGCAGATCAGCCAGAAGGGAGCAAGCAGTGAAAACGGCGAGCCCGTCCGCCTGTTAGTGGTCGGCGCCGCTGGCGGCGTGGGCTCCATCATGCTACAGCTGGCGCGCAAACTGACTGACGCGGTGATCATCGGCACGGCGTCGCGTCAGGAAACCCGTGATTGGGCCCTGGCCATGGGCGCGCATCATGTGATCGATCATCGTCTTCCATTGCATGAGGAGCTACAGCGCATCGGCATTGACGGCGTCACTCATGTAGCGAGTCTTACCCACACGGAAAAGCACTACGACAGCATCGTTCAGGCGCTGGAGCCGCAGGGGCGGCTGGCCATGATCGACGATCCTTCCACGCCGATCGACATCATGCCCCTGAAACGTAAGAGTCTGTCTTTGCATTGGGAGATGATGTTCACCCGCTCTTTATATGAAACCGCAGATATGATTGAGCAGCACCGCTTGTTGAATCGCGTGGCGGAACTGGTCGAGGAAGGCGCTGTGCGCACGACGCTGAAGCAGAACCTGGGCAAGATCAATGCAGAGAACCTGAAACGCGCCCACAGCCTGATTGAGAGCGACGCCGCCATCGGCAAAATCGTGCTGGAAGGATTCTGA
- a CDS encoding GlxA family transcriptional regulator produces MNIGLLLYPGCIASGLLALADIFKAVNLRLHKPQFEVNWLTLSGETFEVGNGVSIATNKLSDANLGALVVPGAWRDATTVVTAQDNALVAALSKLPDQVMLLSYCTGVCLVAEAGKLTGQAATTTWWLAETAADRFPGVRWKPASTVVMNTRNATAAGVNGYLPLGMALIEQHCGRRVAEEIQKYMVLPRFKERHTPFQGIPGLLQQGPFMRAVALWVEQCPAEALTTEALADHLNLSSRTLARRIKRETGYSSGQLMRLIKHNQVSDELIATSKSIYRISDELGFADDATLRRSFKQLTGVTPSEYRQRFE; encoded by the coding sequence ATGAATATCGGTTTGCTTTTATATCCCGGATGCATCGCGTCAGGATTGCTTGCGTTGGCGGATATCTTCAAAGCGGTAAATCTGCGTTTGCATAAGCCACAGTTCGAGGTGAACTGGCTGACCCTGTCCGGTGAGACGTTTGAAGTGGGGAATGGCGTCAGCATCGCCACCAACAAATTGAGCGACGCGAATCTGGGCGCGTTGGTCGTGCCCGGCGCCTGGCGGGATGCGACCACGGTGGTGACGGCGCAGGATAACGCGCTGGTGGCGGCACTGAGCAAGCTGCCTGATCAGGTAATGCTATTAAGTTATTGCACGGGCGTATGCCTGGTTGCAGAAGCGGGCAAGCTGACCGGGCAGGCTGCGACCACCACATGGTGGCTGGCGGAGACCGCCGCAGACCGCTTTCCCGGTGTGCGCTGGAAACCGGCGTCCACGGTGGTGATGAACACTCGCAACGCCACCGCGGCGGGCGTTAACGGCTATCTGCCGCTCGGTATGGCGTTGATTGAGCAGCATTGCGGTCGCAGAGTGGCGGAGGAAATACAGAAGTACATGGTGCTACCCCGGTTCAAGGAGCGTCACACCCCATTTCAGGGGATTCCCGGCCTGCTGCAACAAGGGCCTTTCATGCGCGCGGTCGCGTTATGGGTGGAGCAATGTCCCGCCGAGGCGTTGACCACGGAGGCGTTGGCCGATCACCTCAACTTATCCAGCCGCACCCTGGCGCGACGGATAAAACGGGAAACCGGCTACAGCAGCGGCCAGCTCATGCGGTTGATCAAACATAACCAAGTCAGCGACGAACTCATCGCTACCAGCAAGTCCATCTACCGGATCAGCGATGAGCTGGGCTTCGCCGACGACGCCACCCTGCGTCGCAGTTTCAAACAACTCACCGGCGTTACCCCAAGCGAATACCGACAGCGGTTTGAATAA
- a CDS encoding BamA/TamA family outer membrane protein, whose translation MSPISLHRVFRWFFAATSGCCAAQVLAEQEAGLVCEYAEIQPGEVDFDNPREQLRQELGLTIPENALIGEVYVFNREIFDATDPEEDHWIYRTANALHIRTREETARYQLLFKSGDPYDPHMLQQSERALRDKSYLYNAWVRPFRVCGRVVDVAVVTRDLWTLLPALGFSRSGGENTTVLGLTDENFLGYGKRLAFSHKKDESRTGFTVDYQDPNLLGSRWSSQLTFSENSDGYRRAAQFVRPFYKVGANWSGGVGYNREQLTQKLYYRGDSVSEFKQRLENYNLFSGHSIGGGEFSDHRLLYGYEYAHYDFSEEAGETPPDPFPEDRTLSYPWIGYEYREDLYFQTYNFNQIQQIEDIPTGLQLYARLGWSSESFGASEDQWVLKSGISRALIAERLQFADFQFDQSGYWSPSGDRLENLILGLQTRYLRTDSKRKNSWYAALNLAYSKDLTSDLQLTLGGDNGLRGYPLRYQTGDRSFLLTLERRYYSNWHPFELFRLGGAVFVDMGRAWFPGEDNGPNNGVLHDVGIGLRLTSSRIQVTRVLHLDIAVPLDRDEGGGEEIDGVQFLIRGRQTF comes from the coding sequence ATGAGCCCAATCTCACTTCACCGAGTTTTTCGCTGGTTCTTCGCCGCAACGTCGGGTTGCTGCGCCGCTCAGGTCTTAGCGGAGCAGGAAGCCGGGCTGGTCTGTGAGTATGCGGAGATTCAGCCCGGCGAGGTGGATTTTGATAACCCCAGGGAGCAGTTGCGACAGGAACTGGGCTTAACCATCCCGGAAAATGCGTTGATTGGCGAGGTCTATGTCTTCAACCGGGAGATTTTCGACGCCACTGATCCGGAAGAGGATCACTGGATTTACCGCACCGCCAACGCCCTGCACATTCGCACCCGAGAAGAAACCGCCCGTTATCAGTTGCTGTTCAAAAGCGGCGATCCCTACGACCCGCATATGCTGCAGCAAAGCGAGCGCGCTCTACGGGACAAATCCTACCTGTACAACGCCTGGGTGCGGCCCTTCCGCGTGTGTGGGCGAGTCGTGGATGTCGCCGTGGTCACCCGGGACTTATGGACGCTGCTTCCCGCGCTGGGTTTCAGTCGCAGCGGCGGCGAGAACACCACCGTACTGGGCCTGACCGACGAGAACTTTCTGGGGTATGGCAAACGCCTGGCTTTCAGCCATAAGAAAGATGAATCCCGCACCGGCTTCACCGTTGATTATCAGGACCCCAACCTGCTTGGCTCCCGCTGGTCCTCGCAGCTGACGTTTTCGGAAAACAGCGACGGCTATCGTCGCGCCGCTCAGTTCGTGCGACCTTTCTATAAAGTGGGCGCCAACTGGTCCGGCGGCGTCGGCTACAACCGTGAGCAGTTGACGCAAAAGCTCTATTACCGGGGCGACAGCGTCAGCGAGTTCAAGCAGCGTCTGGAGAATTACAACCTGTTCAGCGGCCATTCCATCGGCGGCGGAGAATTCAGCGATCACCGTCTGCTCTACGGCTATGAATACGCCCATTACGACTTTTCGGAAGAAGCGGGGGAAACGCCCCCCGATCCCTTTCCCGAGGACCGTACCCTCAGTTATCCCTGGATCGGTTACGAGTATCGAGAGGACCTTTACTTTCAGACCTACAACTTCAACCAGATCCAACAGATCGAGGATATTCCCACCGGCCTGCAGCTATATGCGCGTCTGGGCTGGTCGTCGGAATCTTTCGGCGCCAGCGAAGATCAGTGGGTGCTGAAAAGCGGAATCAGCCGCGCGCTGATTGCAGAGCGTCTGCAATTCGCGGACTTTCAATTCGACCAGAGCGGTTACTGGAGCCCTTCGGGAGACCGGCTGGAAAATCTGATCCTGGGCCTGCAGACCCGTTATCTGCGTACTGACTCCAAGCGCAAGAACAGCTGGTACGCCGCGTTGAATCTGGCTTACAGCAAAGACCTCACCTCGGATTTACAGCTGACCTTAGGGGGCGACAACGGACTGCGCGGATACCCGTTACGTTATCAGACCGGAGATCGTAGCTTTCTGCTCACTTTGGAGCGGCGTTATTATTCCAACTGGCATCCGTTCGAACTGTTTCGCCTGGGCGGCGCGGTCTTCGTGGACATGGGGCGGGCGTGGTTTCCCGGTGAGGATAACGGTCCCAACAACGGCGTCCTGCACGATGTCGGGATCGGTCTGCGTCTGACCTCCAGCCGTATCCAGGTGACTCGCGTCCTGCACCTGGATATCGCCGTCCCGCTGGACCGGGACGAAGGCGGCGGAGAGGAAATCGATGGCGTGCAATTCCTCATCCGCGGCCGGCAGACGTTCTGA